The following are from one region of the Quercus robur chromosome 1, dhQueRobu3.1, whole genome shotgun sequence genome:
- the LOC126689730 gene encoding chaperone protein dnaJ 15, with translation MGMGSKMEGTSAPANRRDPYEVLSVSRDSTDQEIKTAYRRLALKYHPDKNASNPEASELFKEVAYSYSILSDPEKRRQYDTSGFEALDTEGMDMEIDLSNLGTVNTMFAALFSKLGVPIKTTISANVLEEALNGTVTIRPLPIGTSVSGKVEKQCAHFFGVTINEQQAEAGIVVRVTSTSQSKFKLLYFEQDGGNLGYGLALQEDSEKTGKVTSAGMYFLHFQVYRMDSTVNALAMAKDPEAAFFKRLEGLQPCEVSELKSGTHIFAVYGDNFFKTATYTIEALCAKTYEDTTEKLKEIEAQILRKRNELRQFETEYRKALARFQEVTNRYSQEKQSVDDLLKQRDNIHCSFTVTKVVNSSGSGSGLSNGSGSKIAGEDSKAESPVDDGSSDGKDKSGKKKWFNLNLKGADKKLG, from the exons ATGGGAATGGGCTCCAAGATGGAAGGAACTTCTGCCCCAGCAAATCGGAGAGATCCTTATGAGGTACTGTCCGTTTCCAGAGATTCCACCGATCAAGAAATCAAAACCGCGTATCGGAGACTCGCTCTCAA GTATCATCCTGACAAGAATGCCAGCAATCCTGAGGCTTCAGAACTCTTCAAGGAGGTTGCATATTCTTATAGCATCTTATCTGACCCAGAGAAGAGAAGGCAATATGACACTTCAGGATTTGAG GCTCTTGACACTGAAGGCATGGACATGGAAATTGACTTATCTAATCTTGGTACCGTCAATACAATGTTTGCAGCTTTATTCAG cAAGCTGGGTGTCCCAATTAAGACTACAATTTCCGCTAATGTTCTTGAAGAAGCTCTGAATGGTACTGTTACAATCAGACCTCTTCCAATTGGCACATCAGTTAGTGGAAAG GTAGAAAAGCAGTGTGCCCACTTCTTTGGTGTTACAATTAATGAGCAACAAGCTGAGGCAGGGATTGTAGTAAGAGTTACTTCAACCTCACAGAGCAAATTCAAG TTACTCTATTTTGAACAAGATGGGGGGAATTTAGGTTATGGTTTGGCGTTACAG GAAGACAGTGAGAAGACTGGTAAGGTGACATCTGCCGGGATGTATTTCTTACATTTTCAAGTGTACAGAATGGATTCAACTGTGAATGCT CTAGCGATGGCTAAGGACCCTGAAGCTGCTTTCTTCAAAAGGTTGGAAGGTCTTCAACCTTGTGAGGTCTCAGAACTAAAATCCGGCACTCATATATTCGCTGTTTATG gagataatttttttaagactgCTACCTATACAATCGAGGCTCTTTGTGCAAAGACATATGAGGACACGACAGAGAAGCTGAAGGAGATTGAGGCTCAGATTTTAAGAAAGAGAAATGAGCTACGGCAATTTGAGACGGAATACAGAAAG GCATTGGCGCGCTTTCAAGAAGTGACCAACAGATATAGTCAGGAAAAGCAGTCT GTGGATGACCTACTGAAACAGCGAGACAATATTCATTGTTCATTCACTGTAACCAAGGTAGTCAATAGTAGTGGGAGTGGCAGTGGTTTAAGTAATGGGAGTGGTAGCAAAATTGCGGGTGAAGATTCAAAGGCCGAGAGTCCAGTGGATGATGGAAGCTCCGATGGCAAGGATAAGTCAGGTAAAAAGAAATGGTTTAATCTTAACCTGAAAGGAGCTGATAAAAAGCTTGGTTGA